The genomic segment TTCCCAATAAGGAATAGCTTCTTTGTAGAATGAATCCGCCACCTCGAAGGATTGTTTGAGCTCATGGGCAAAATCTAAATTATAAAAATATAAATGCCTTTTATCGAATTGGGAAGCGATCCTCATATAGGATCTCATGATCTGAAGATTCATGTGCATGAAGATTAGAAGTCTGTATTTATGATATTCTTCTTCATTCGTTACTCTGCAGAGTGCATTCCTCGGATGTCTAAATCTTTTTTGTAAGCCGGCTTTTAAGAAGAATATATTCCTTCTGAGTTCATTTTCTTTATAATGAAGTTTGAGCCCATACATCTCGTAATAGTCTTCTAAAAACTTTGGTTCCCATTTATGGAGTTTATAGGGAACCCAGTCGGAAAACTTGGTATATACACCATTCTTCTCGTATTCGTAATTATAGTCCAGGTCAGGTTCCGTGCTGATTGAGACCGGGATTGGATTCAATTTTTGTAATGTAGGGGAGAATAGCAGAAAAACTAGGATCCAGACCCGCGTTATGTGTCTTATTCTTCTCTGCATTCTATTTTATCCTATCGGTCTTTCTCGCCAATCCTGGAAGGGAAAAGAAGTTTCGAAAAATTCTACTTTAGCAGAGGTAGTGACAATTTGTCATTATATCTGAGTAGTTTCGAGTTTAAAAAAGCGACTGTGGGTCAAAAAAACTAGGAAAATATCAAATAAATTGTTTACAAAATCTGCTAAACTCCGATTTATATCCGCTATATTGGATTTTAATCCAAAATAAGGGACTCCCCATATGTTAAAAAATACACCTGCAAACCGACAGAGTCGGAACAAAAAATATTCACTTTTGCCGGTTAGACTACTTTTGTCTTTCGGACTTTTAGGATTAGGAACTCTTTGGGCCCAAGGGGTAGAACCTCCAAAACAAGAAACGGTTACTCAGGCTGACACAACTCCTGCGAAACCTACTGCTACCGAAGAAAAAACTTCTGCTCCTTCTACCCAAACTCCTGCTGCAACTGCGACTCCAACTGCGGAAACTAAGGATAAAGACAAGGAAAAAGATAAAGCTCCTGCGGTTCCTTACAAAAGTCCCTGGAAAGGTAAGTTAGACGGGGAATTACTTGGGACTTTACTCTTAACTCCTGAGCACCAGGATTCGGTCAAAAAAAGTTCCAATCTTTGGCTCACCGATAACCTTCGTTTCGGTTTACAGATCCGTCCTAGATTCGAAAATTTTAATAATCAAGATTTTGATAAATCCACAAATGATTCCAAAAACTACGTTACGCAAAATAGCCAGTTTTGGACTCTTTTGGATATCAATGAATCCTTCGCAGTAAAATTGACCATCCAAGACACTCGTCTTTACGGACAATATAAAGACCCGAGTGGAACTGGATACGGTCCAACTTCTTTCACAAATTCTATTGGGACTGCATATGCCCCGGGTAGCCAGGTCCCAGTAAAAAATAATACGGATATCCGAGAAGCTTATGTGATCTGGAAGGATTTTCTTCCTTATACAAAATTGTATTTAGGTCGTCAGGTTTTCTCTTATGGAGATTCCAGGATCATCGGTGCTCGTAACGATAGCCAGATCGGTAACTCTTTTGATGGGGTTAGAGTCGCATTCGATACTAAGACTTGGTCCACTCATGCAGGTTACACTGTTCTTGCAGAAGAGAGTAATGGTCCGAACGGATTTGTAACTGCAAACAGTCAGAAAGTTGGCGGAGCAAAAGCTCTTAACGATACTTATCTTGCTTTCTTGTACAATACTTGGAAACCTTCTGAGGAATTGGTAGTCGATCTATATGAGATAGGTGTTATCAAAAAATATAATACTACTACGGCTACCGGCCCTCTTGTGGATCCGAATGAAAGAACAAACGGTAGAGACAATCTATTCACTACAGGTATTCGTTTGAGTAATAGGACAGCTTCCGGTAGAAGTCTTCCTGCAGGTAAATCCTGGGACTGGGGTTTAGAATATGCAGCTCAAACCGGAAGTACCGGCCAAACAATAGACGCCTCTTGGGATACTTTGAATACAACCATAGGATCCGGAACGAACAAACATGCCGCTTATAAGGAAACCGTTCAGCATGACGCTTCCTTCTTCTTGGCTCAAACAGGTTATACTTATAAAGGTTTCCGTGTGGGAGTTCAATTCGCAAGAGCCTCCGGTGACCCTAACCGTGCTGATGGAAAATCTGCAACTTGGGATCCTTTATTTGCTACAAGATCCGGTGGATTCCCATATTTCGATTCGGGGAACGGTATCGCAAACGCTGCATTCTGGGCGAACGTAAGAACTTCTTCCGTTCATATCCAATACTATGATGATACCTGGGGAAGATTCATTTTCGCAGTTTATGATATTCGTAAGGATAAAGTCCAAGATGCTTGGTATGACGGTAATCGAAACGCGGTCAGTGGTAGCACCGGATACGATGCAAATGGAGACTTCCTCGCGAACAAGACTGTTACTGGAAGTACCGAAAACTATGCCAATAATCCTTTCCTGAAAAATTGGCAACCTGGACATAGACTTTTGCTGGAATATGACCTGATTTATATCAAGAAGATTAACGATTACTTCTCGATCTGGGCAGGAGCCACTGTTCTTTATGCGGGAGATGCGATCAAAAACCAAAAACAATTCAATCTAGATAGAAATAGTACTTATTTCTCACTCACTCTTCAGTTCGCCATCTGAGGTAGTCATTCCTCTCATGCCCGGTCTTTTTTTAGAAAAGGATCGGGCTTTTTCCGTCCTTTCTACCTTTCTGCTTCGTCCAAACAAGTACGGATCAAATCCAGGGGTATCCTTCCAGGAATTCAGGATTGACCATACTTTTAGAAATCGCAACTTGGTTTCGAGGTTATGGGGCCGATAATGAATCTTAGGAGAAAGACAAATCCTGTTTAGGTCTAATCGTCCATCTCATGAAGAAAATTCGGATCCTTCTCTCCTCAACGTTTGGCCTAAGAGCCGGACTTCTAATATTCTTCTTTTTCCTAACTAGCTCCTTACATGCCCAGTCCCAGGTAGTTTCCGAATCCTGGATGTCCTCTCTCAACAAATGGTTGGAGACAGGAATTTCAGGTTCAGAGTTTGGATTCCATTCCGCGATCTTTCTGATCCTGGGAGGACTTTGCGCAAGTCTTCTTCCTTGTGTATACCCTTTGTATCCGATCACTGTAGGGATCATACAAGCAAGGGGAGAAACTGCCACGAACAAAATGTTCCACCCGTTGGTGTATTATGCCGGCTTGGCATCTATGTATTTTTGTTTCGGGCTCGTGGCAGGAGTTTCCGGTGGAGCATTTAATACTGTTCTAAGATTTCCGGGAACCAATCTATTCTTAGCCGTAATTATTTTCTTACTAGGACTTGCTTCATTAGGAATTTTGCATTTACCAATTTTCCCCGTGAAAGAGTGGAAAGGTTGCCAAGGCTGGAAGGGAACTTTCCTTTTGGGAATGGGAGCAGGTTTTCTTTCCTCTCCTTGTGTTGGTCCGATTGTAGTTGCAATTCTCATTCAAGTGACTGCAGGAGTCCAAAGTATAACTGTTTATTCTTTAGCGGTTTCCGCATTCAAGATGGCATTATTCGGTCTCGGTTTAGGATTGCCTTTTTTATTTTTAGGTGTATTCGGTCTTTCTCTTCCTCGCGGGGGTAGATGGACCAGATGGATACAGATCGTTTTAGGATTTGTGGTCTTCTACTTTGCTTGGTCTTATTATAATAAAGCGATGCAATTATGGTCTGTTCCATTTGATTTAAGCCTCGGGATCTTGGCTGCCGCTCTTGGTGTTTTGGCTACGGCATATTTTTACCAGCCAGCATCTATTCTTCGCACAGAAAGGATGAAGAAGGCATTACTTCTTACAGGACTGATTTGTTCTAGTGCGATCCTCATTCGACTTGCCGGTTGGGGAACCGTTCCAGGCGGGATCAAGAAGGATGTGGTAGAAGAACATGGAAATCTAGAGTGGCATAGAATTTCCGATACGGCATTCGAGACTGCTCGCACGGAAGACCGGTTGGTGTTTGCAGATTTTTATGCAGATTGGTGTTCTAATTGTAAAGCTTTCGAAGAGTTAACTATATCCGATCCGAATTTGAACCAGGCACTCGGCAAAACGATCCTTCTGAAAATCAGGGACGATGATAAGGATTTTTTAATATATGAGAATGATCCTAGATTTCCTGAATTAAAAATTGGTCTTCCTTTCTTTGTGATCTTCTCTCCAGATGGGAAGGTTCTTTTTAAAACTACGAATTATTTGAATACTGCAGATATGATCAGAACGATCAAAGGCGAGAAGTTCCACGCCTCAGGTGAGTAGTGTAGTCTCGCACAGAGCTCACGGAGAACACAGAGAGTTTGTGAGTAGCAATGTAGGAATTCCCACATGCTTCTTAATTCATCCTCTGTGACCTCGGTGTCCTCCGTGCGAAACTCTTTTGAGGTAATTAAGCTGGGACCGGTTCCTTTTCCCAGAGTTTCCATTTCACTAAGAAATATAGACCGACTAGTATGATCGCGATCGATACGTACTGTGATTGGGAAAATCCATGCCAGTAATATCCGTTTAAGAAGGTAGTCGTTTCTCCATTTGCTCCTGGAATATTGGATTGCACAGGTGGATCGAAGAAAGGGATCACTGCCTTATTCACTCTTAAGAATTCTATCGCTAATCTTGCAAGCCCATGAAGGATTAAATACTGTGCGCCTAAACTGAACTTTTTGAAGTTTTGGAATCTTGCCCATTTTTGAAAGTAAATGAAGAATAGGAAAGATACAACTGATTCCATAACTGGAGTATTCCAAACGGGAACACCACTTGGAACCGCACTTGTCGGCCAGTAGGTGAATGTTAAAAGAGGAATGTCTGTGTGAGTTGCAAATCCGTAACAGCCGTCCCCAGAAACAAAACATCCTAATCTACCAATCGCATAACCTAATGCCATACTCGGAATTGTAGCGTCCAAGTATGCTTTTACATCCAATTTGTTTTGGATCATATATAGGCTGATGAATAAGATCCCGAAAAGGAATCCTCCGTAAAAGACCAAACCGCTTCCTGAAAATAAACTGGACCAAAGCCCAGGACGACCAGGGAAACCATCAAAGTGGGTGAGTGGGTAGAGATACTTTCCATCAAAGCCAGGGGTATCTACGAATACTTGGTCCCAGATCTCGAAGATAAAAAATATCTTAGCACCTACGAATGTTCCAAAAACTCCTAAGATCAAAAGCCAATCTGCATGAGCCGGCTCCAGATGTTTTCTTTCTAATTCCTTAGGTAAAAAATAAGAAGCCGCCAGAAAGGCGATCACTACTAAAATACTGAATGTGGAAATTCCTTCCCAGCCGCTGCTGATGTATTTCTGGACGAAAGGTACTAGTCCGGGAATATCTATGACTTTATACATGTTTCCTTCTTTGGATCTTTTTTCCCTTATATTCGTTCCCCGAATCGGGAAAGTTTCGGAGAGATTAAAAATTATTCCATATTCACGAATTCAGCCGGGTCCATAGGAGGATCATAGCCTATATGGACTTCATAATGCACGTGAGGTCCCGTGGCCTTTCCTGTGGAGCCTACATTTCCAATATGCTGGCCTCTTGTGACAATCTGTCCTTTTTCTACAAAGACCACGGAGCAGTGCCCATACACGGTATAAAATCCATTCAAGTGATTGATACGAATACTTTTTCCGAGTCCGCCTGCTGATTGTCCATTGTCTTCTATCACACCTGGAGCTGTAGCATATATTGGAATTCCTTCGCCGGCAGCAAAGTCTATACCCGAGTGGAATTCTCCCATCTCTACTAAACCGAATGGATCCACCCTTCCTCCAAAAGTAGAAGTCACAAATCCTACTCCAGGTTTTAAGGGACGACCTCTAGGCATCGCGTATAGAATGGATTCTCTTTCTTCCAAATAATCGAATGCGTTTTGGAAGGCATGTTTGATCTTGTATAATTCAATGTTTCTTTCTGCAAAACCTTCTACTGTATCAGAATATAAATCCATGTTAGTCGAAGATTCAGGAACATTCTTCTTCAGGCTAAATTCAGGTACATAATCGAAGGTGAGAATTCTTTTCCAAGGAACTTCTTCCCAAGCAACTAAGTTTAATTGTTCTGTTTTCTTTTCTAAACCGGAAATTTCTTTCTTCGCGTCTTTGAGAAGAGAGTTATAATAAAGAAATAGCCCGACATTATTGTCAGTCTCTCGGATCAACTCTCGATTTGGTACAAAGAAGAAGTTCATGTACACCACGAATGCACTTGCGAGTAGAAAAAGTAGGACTGAAAGTACTCCTAAGAACGCAGCCATGAAGACACTCAGCTCTACATTCAGCACAGCTTCGTGATCGTGAGGTACGAGCAGGAAAGAAATTTTGCGAGACCCTTTTTCTTTGATTTTTAGCCAGGAAGAACGGAAGCGAAGATACTTGATCTTCAGCCTTTCTGCGGCTCTGGGGCGGTCTTCGAACTTTGCCTCGTTGTTCATAGATTTTTACTTGCAGGTAGGGGTCCGACGGGGATTATAGGACTTAACTATCCCATCATATGAAATTTCTGTCCAATCTCTTCAAGAAAAAAATAGGATCCGTCGACGACATTCTTATTTATCCGGAGGGAAAGAGGTTTTATAGGGATTCACATCCGATCCGCAAGACCATGATCGACGAGGATGCGGTAAAGATCATCCACCGTCTTCATAAATTTGGATACAAGGCCTATATCGTGGGCGGAGGAGTTCGGGACCTTCTTTTGGGACGCAAGCCAAAAGATTTCGACGTAGTCACCAACGCCACTCCGAATCAAATTAAAAAAATCTTTAATAACTGTCGGATCATCGGTCGCAGATTTAAGATCGTTCATATTCTTTTCAAAGGAAAGGTGATCGAGGTCAGTACTTTTCGTTCTCTTCCCGAACATCGTTTTGAAAAACCTGTAGAAGATCAGGATTATCTGATCAAACGAGATAATAAATTCGGAACTCCGCAGGAAGATGCTGCGAGAAGAGACTTCACGATCAACGCGTTATACTATGATATCCGTAATGATTCCATCGTGGATTATGTAGGCGGATACGAAGATATCCAAAGCAGACAACTCAGAGTGATAGGAAATCCGGACATCTCATTTAGAGAAGATCCGGTCAGAATGTTGCGTGCAGTAAAATTTGCAGTACTTCTTGGTCTTAAAATAGACAAGGGAACTTCCAAATCTATTAAGAAGAATGTACACGAGTTGGAAAAGGCTTCTTCTTCCCGTATGTTGGAAGAATATAATAAAATTTTCCGCACCTGGAGAACTTCTCTTATTTTCCAAGGTATGGCTCAAAATTCCCTGCTCGAAGTCCTACTTAAGGAAGCGTTCGAAAGAGAGCGCAGGAAAAATCCCGACTTCGGAGAGAAGTTTTTGGAGACCCGAGTTGGGAAACGTCTGGCGATTGCGGACAAACTTCTTACAGAAAGAGAAGAACTCACTCCTCAGATATTTTATGCACTTTTATTTTCCGACCTTGCGGAAGAGTCTTTAACTAAGAAGAGTGGGGGGCACCTGGTTGCCTCCTTAAAACAATCTTTGGAGCCTATTTTCGAGAGACTAGGAACTCCTAAAAAAGATAAGGAAAGACTGATCAAGGTATTTGCGTCTCAAGAAAGATTTACCCATATCGAAGACGATAAAGCTTCTCAAAATAATTTTTTCCGTAAGAAAGACTTCTTCTACGACGCGTTTTACGTTTATAAGATCAATGCGATCGCGGATAATAATGATAAGGCCCTACAGTCTGCATTCTTCTGGGAAATCTCTCTCCGTAAAAGGCCGGTTCTACCAAACAGTATTGGCGGCGGAGGAGGAGGCAGAAGAGAAGGCGGCCAACAACAGGGTGGACGTCCAAACCGAAATCGTAAAGAAAGAGAAGGCGGTGGCGGTCGATTCAAAGATCGTAATAAAAAAGGCGGCCGTCAAAACGGAGAACAGTCTAAACCGCAACAATCTGAAACAAGTTCAGAAGATTCCGATTTTAACGAATCGGATTGATATTGTTCTATTCGAAGGATTGGACCACAAATTGAAGGTTGGTCTTTCCTCTAAAAGTGTTCTCTTCTAAACTTCCCCAAAGATCTAACTCACCTTTTTCTCTTAATACCTGAGAAAATTCTTCTGCCTTATTCCAAATAATACATTGGATGGATTCGGAAGATGCTAAAATTTTGAACCTTGCATGTTTACCATCTGATAGAGGACGATAAGAAAGTATTCTTGCACCTTTCACAGAAAGTAATGGAGCGGGATTTTCCATACCGAAAGGTTCAAATAGTCCAAGTTCGATGTATAAATTTTCTCTTAACTCTTGAGGCCTGAGACTTACCAAACTTTTGGTCTCTTCTTGTAGGCCTGAAACTTTTTCCGATTCCAACCAACTTCCTGCTTCTTGGAGAAGAATTTCTGCAAGTTTTGGTATCTGATCGATTGAAAGAGAAAATCCTCCCGCTTCTTTGTGGCCGCCGAATTGGTGAAAAATATTCTCAGCTTTTTTAAGAAGGTTCAGAACATTCTCACGTCCGTAGGCTCTTACACTTCCCTTTGCGTGTCCATGATCCGGGGCTATAAAAATAACGGGTCTTTTATATTGTTCCACAAGTTTTGTGGCTACGATCCCTGATACACCTGGTTCGAAATCGGGTTCGTAACAGAAAAGGATTGGCCTTTCTGTTCTTTCTCTTTTCCTTTTTAGGAAACCTTCTACTCTGAATAAATTTCTTTTGGTTCTTTCTCTTCTTTCTTCGTTTAATTTCAGAAGGTCAGTTGCGAGAATTTCCGCTTCCTTGTCCGAGTTGGAAAGAAGAAGCCCAAGTGCCGCTTCTGTTTTTTGCATCCTGCCTGCAGCGTTTAATGCAGGACCAATGCTCCAGCCCAAGTCTCTAGAGAGTATCTTCTTCTTATCTAGATCTAATTGAGATAAAAGTTTTTCCAAACCGGGACGATGTGAAAATTCTCCCGTTTTGATCTTCTGAAGAGTAAAACAACCTTCTTTGACTATAATCCTATTTTCTCCCACAAGCGGCATCATATCGGTGATTGTTCCAATAGAGGCAAGATCCAGATTTTTCAAAACCTGTTCCCAAATGGCAGGTGAAGAAGAAATTTGAGAATAGAAAACTTCTCTTTCCGGAAATTGGGTTTTGGAAGTAGTAGGCCAATCTATAAAACTACCGGAAAAACGTTTTTCTGCTTCCGACTTATCTCCCTGGAAAAGTTTGATCCCATTTTTTACAAGAGACCCGCTAAAGAATGTTTCCCCATCGGAGATCCAGACCAAAGAATTATAATTATCTAATGTAGTATAAAGCCATGCAGTGATCAGTTTCCATGCAATCACGGAAGTGCAGATCTTTTCCGTAGGATAAAGAGAATCTCCTCTTTTAGGAGAGATAAGTTTACAAGAAGAAGGTATTCTTTCCGGAATTTCGTGGTGATCCAAAACCACAACCTGCATTCCTTCTTTGTTCAATTCTTCTATTTCAGCACTATTGCTTGTTCCAAAGTCAAGTGTTACGAGTAGGTCAGGTTTGACCTCTCTCACATATTTCATCGCTGGTTCACATAAGCCGTAATCTTCTTCGCTGGAAGTTTTTACGGTAAGTTTTCCAGGATGTATCCCTCTTAAAAAATTGGCGAGTAGACTTGTAGAACAAACGCCATCACTATCCCTATCTCCATAGAGTAGGATGGATTTATTTTCTTTGATTGCTGTCTGAAGAATGCGGATAGATTCATCCATGTCCGGTAATAAAAACGGAGAAGGAAGATCTGCAATATTTTGGGTAAGGACTTTTATAGGCTCGGAAACCCCTCCGAATTTTGTCCCGAACACATGGGACTGAAGAGGGGTTAGGCCTTGGATGGAAGAATTTGGTAGGTTATGAAAATCCGGTCCATGCTGGGGCATAATTACATGATGCAATTCCCGCTGAATTTTGCTCCTGATTCGATTTCAAGATCCGGGGTGCGAACATCTCCGACTAATTTGCCTGTCTTGCGGACGGAAACTTTGGAGGCAGCGCTGATATTTCCTTTTAGATCTCCCTCGATTTCCAGGGTTCCTGTTTCGATATCGGCCTCGACTCTTCCTGTTTCTCCTACGATCAAAGATCCTGTGGTCTCAATGGTGCCTTTGAATTGACCCTTGATCTTCAGTGCGTTATTGAAACGTAGTTTGCCTCGGAATTGGATGTCTTCCCCGATAATCGTGTCTATGGATTCTTCGCTCATGAGTCTCCATTCTCGGACCCCGATCGGACCTTTCAAATGTTTTTCCCGACATAAGACTATTTTTTTGAGTTTATAAAGGTTCGCACAAAGCTCACGGAGGACACGAAGAAAAGGGTCGGTAGGATGTAGGAGTTCCTACAACTTAGGCGGGGTGATGTTGGAATTCCAACAAACAACATCCCTTCGTGATCTTGGTGCTCTCCGTGCGAAACTTACTAGAATGCTGCGACTAGAATCGTTTCGATCTCGTTTTTAGGGAGTTCCCTAGGCAAGGAATCCAAGAATGGAAAAGAAGAAGCAAGACTTGCGATCCCTGGAAGATCTATCTTACGTACTTCGTACTCGGAAAGCCTTTGAGGGATTTTGAGTTCTATATAAATTTTACGAATTCCTTCTACCGCTTTGATGGCCGCTTCGATCACCGAAATATTGGTGATGTCCTCGTCCAAGGCTTTTGCGATCATCACATACTTACCCGCGGAAGAAGTGAGGTTATATTCCATCACGTGAGGAAGAAGAATGGACATCGCCTGGAAAACGTCCAGGTTCGTTAAGTTGGAAGCAGCTAAGGAAAGTGCATAACAAAGTCCTAATGAGCTAGATGAATGTGACATTCCTACAAGCAAACTTGCTCCAAAGATCGCGTTTTTATATTGTAAGTTCTTCGGATCTCTGATAGCGGGAACTAAGTTTTTATAAATGATCTCTATTGCTCTTAAGGAAGAAGAGTTTGTGAGTTCATTCGAATATTTGGAAAGAATACTGTCCACTGCAGCCGCTAGAATTCCAACTCCGACTTTTGCAACGTCAGCAGAAGTCATAAAGCTACTGATCTTTGCATCGGCGATCACCATCTCTGGGAAAAGGAATTCGTTAGCGAAATAACGAACGGTCCTATCGTCATCCATATACACTGTAGCAGTAGGAGAACATTCCAATCCCATTACCGGATGAGTAGGGATAAGAATGAGAGGTATCGGTTTTTTAAGCCTGATATTCTTTTTCAGGATGAAAACATCTTCTGCGAAAGCATCATTATTTGCAAGAAGTGCGACTAACTTTGCAGTGTTCAGGCTTTCGTAAGAACCATAGCCTATAATACAATTTGCGTTGGAGATCCTAGCGAAGTACGCGGCGGTATCTAGTTCTTTTAATGTAGGTTCCTTCTCGATATTATCATAAAGAATTACACCATCTATATGTTTCTCTAAAGAAGTTTTTATGATGGAGAACTCGTCCATATTCTCCAACTCACTTTGAGTAGAGAGTATGACCGCGCGGTTGCCGATGTTCTTAACGAAGTTACCCATTTTAAAGCCGCAATCGACTTCAAAATGGATTTTGGTGGGAAAACTAAAATTGATCCAGTCGGGGAGTATCGGCATTGTGTGTCGTTCTCCCTTTTAATTGAGAGGAAGTATGTAAAATCCGGAATCCAAGGGAAACAATTCCGGATTTAATTAGTGATTAACGGCCTAAAAAAGATTCTGCGATACGATCAGCTACTGCGTTTAAAATTTCAGGGCTGAGATTATCGTAATCTCCGTTCTTAAGTTTTTCCTTAACTTCTTTTAGTTTGGTAGAACGTTCAGAATCCACAGGACTTGCTACGATCTTTTGTGCGATCGTTTGCACTTCTGCTTGGATACGTGCTTCCGAAGCCTTTTGTTTAGCAGTGTCGGAAATAGAAATATTATCAAATGATTCTTTAGATTCAGATTTGCGTACAGGAGTCGACTTACGTGGCTCGTAAGATCCTCCGCCAATGCCGCCTATTTTATCGATAGTCATGGGTTTTCCCTCTCACTCCAAAGTATCGGCATCTCCGACACGTCCGTTAAGCATTTTTTTAGGATTTGTATAGATTAATACTACAAATTCACCCTTTTCCGGGAATTTCAGGGACTCGAGGGCTTGAACGGGTTCTATTTTTAGGATTTCCTCATGGATTTTGGTCAACTCCCTCCCTAAAAGAATAGGAGAATTCGGAAAAATTTCCCGGATCGCAGACAGGGTATCCCTAATCCTATGAACCGATTCGAAGATGGTAAGAACCCCTTCGAAGTTTTCCCATTCTTTGAGTTGGTTTCTTTTTTTACCCTTCTTCTCTGATAAAAAACCTAAGAATAGGGAAGGTTGCACCTGCCATCCTGAAACAGAAAGCATGGAAGTAAGAGCACTTGCTCCGGGGATCGGAACGATTGGAATATTCTCTTCTCTTAAAATTCGGACCAATTGGGAGCCCGGATCCGAAACTCCTGGAGTTCCTGCATCTGAAACTAAGGCCAAGGTCTTTCCTGATTTCAGATCTTCTATAATACCTTTATAAGGTTCGGCACCTTGGTCTTTATATAAAGTCCTAGCTTGGGTAGAAATTTCGTAGGTTTGTAGAAGTCTTCTGCTATGAGAAGAATTTTCGCAATAGATTACATCTACTTGCTTAAGCACCTGAACGGCTCTGAAAGTAATATCTTCTAAGTTTCCTATGGGAGTAGCAACTACATAGGCAGCGCCCGGGCGAATAGTAAATTTAGAAGCGTTAGCCTCGCTCATAGATTGCAACCCGGCGGAGATTCTCCCGCAGGGCAGGCGCAGCCTGTAGCCGCATTTCCCTTTGTACAAGGATTACAGGCGGTTCCGACAGGACAAAGGGCTTGTGTAGAAGTAGAGCAGCTTGCCACAGTGCATGCAGTAGGATTGCAGCTGGTATTGGTTCCACAATGATCCGGATAGATGGAACTACATCTTGTGATCGGAGTGGACATATTAGAAGTGATTCCCGTATTCAATAATGCTCTTAATGTGAAAGTATATACCTCACATTTTTGGAACATCTGTATCGGGGAGAACGGCTGATAATTTTCGATCGTCTGAGTTACTACATTAGAGGTAGAAGCTTGGATCGCCAGCTGAGGAAAAGAAGGTTGTACCCCGTTTTCTAAGTATAGATTTGCGCTACTGATCGTTTCTCCGGCGGAAGGAATGGCAAAAGTAATATAAAGATTATAACCTACAAACTGAGGTTCCAGATTAGTGATATAATACTTCAGATCATACTCTGGCTTATGAGTATC from the Leptospira andrefontaineae genome contains:
- the recJ gene encoding single-stranded-DNA-specific exonuclease RecJ; protein product: MPQHGPDFHNLPNSSIQGLTPLQSHVFGTKFGGVSEPIKVLTQNIADLPSPFLLPDMDESIRILQTAIKENKSILLYGDRDSDGVCSTSLLANFLRGIHPGKLTVKTSSEEDYGLCEPAMKYVREVKPDLLVTLDFGTSNSAEIEELNKEGMQVVVLDHHEIPERIPSSCKLISPKRGDSLYPTEKICTSVIAWKLITAWLYTTLDNYNSLVWISDGETFFSGSLVKNGIKLFQGDKSEAEKRFSGSFIDWPTTSKTQFPEREVFYSQISSSPAIWEQVLKNLDLASIGTITDMMPLVGENRIIVKEGCFTLQKIKTGEFSHRPGLEKLLSQLDLDKKKILSRDLGWSIGPALNAAGRMQKTEAALGLLLSNSDKEAEILATDLLKLNEERRERTKRNLFRVEGFLKRKRERTERPILFCYEPDFEPGVSGIVATKLVEQYKRPVIFIAPDHGHAKGSVRAYGRENVLNLLKKAENIFHQFGGHKEAGGFSLSIDQIPKLAEILLQEAGSWLESEKVSGLQEETKSLVSLRPQELRENLYIELGLFEPFGMENPAPLLSVKGARILSYRPLSDGKHARFKILASSESIQCIIWNKAEEFSQVLREKGELDLWGSLEENTFRGKTNLQFVVQSFE
- a CDS encoding bactofilin family protein, giving the protein MSEESIDTIIGEDIQFRGKLRFNNALKIKGQFKGTIETTGSLIVGETGRVEADIETGTLEIEGDLKGNISAASKVSVRKTGKLVGDVRTPDLEIESGAKFSGNCIM
- a CDS encoding iron-containing alcohol dehydrogenase, which encodes MPILPDWINFSFPTKIHFEVDCGFKMGNFVKNIGNRAVILSTQSELENMDEFSIIKTSLEKHIDGVILYDNIEKEPTLKELDTAAYFARISNANCIIGYGSYESLNTAKLVALLANNDAFAEDVFILKKNIRLKKPIPLILIPTHPVMGLECSPTATVYMDDDRTVRYFANEFLFPEMVIADAKISSFMTSADVAKVGVGILAAAVDSILSKYSNELTNSSSLRAIEIIYKNLVPAIRDPKNLQYKNAIFGASLLVGMSHSSSSLGLCYALSLAASNLTNLDVFQAMSILLPHVMEYNLTSSAGKYVMIAKALDEDITNISVIEAAIKAVEGIRKIYIELKIPQRLSEYEVRKIDLPGIASLASSFPFLDSLPRELPKNEIETILVAAF
- a CDS encoding flagellar biosynthesis anti-sigma factor FlgM, producing the protein MTIDKIGGIGGGSYEPRKSTPVRKSESKESFDNISISDTAKQKASEARIQAEVQTIAQKIVASPVDSERSTKLKEVKEKLKNGDYDNLSPEILNAVADRIAESFLGR
- the rsmI gene encoding 16S rRNA (cytidine(1402)-2'-O)-methyltransferase translates to MSEANASKFTIRPGAAYVVATPIGNLEDITFRAVQVLKQVDVIYCENSSHSRRLLQTYEISTQARTLYKDQGAEPYKGIIEDLKSGKTLALVSDAGTPGVSDPGSQLVRILREENIPIVPIPGASALTSMLSVSGWQVQPSLFLGFLSEKKGKKRNQLKEWENFEGVLTIFESVHRIRDTLSAIREIFPNSPILLGRELTKIHEEILKIEPVQALESLKFPEKGEFVVLIYTNPKKMLNGRVGDADTLE
- a CDS encoding LIC11073 family putative lipoprotein: MGNLKTPAFQAVLFSVFLFFASCGTNTEVAQSPYVFITPVGVPQIFSITAKYDNIDTHKPEYDLKYYITNLEPQFVGYNLYITFAIPSAGETISSANLYLENGVQPSFPQLAIQASTSNVVTQTIENYQPFSPIQMFQKCEVYTFTLRALLNTGITSNMSTPITRCSSIYPDHCGTNTSCNPTACTVASCSTSTQALCPVGTACNPCTKGNAATGCACPAGESPPGCNL